A genomic window from Plasmodium reichenowi strain SY57 chromosome 6, whole genome shotgun sequence includes:
- a CDS encoding hypothetical protein (conserved Plasmodium protein, unknown function) — translation MKGKNFLLNFVVNIKKRFFFTNHERAQVNKCIYEYFYFEEKIFNIIDHPDIKHLLLVDYKKKEEYESVKKDNINSSNNNVSKDNIICTNNLNEDTDKLLKNKKDEFNFNLEKEDNEIKDIICDKKFDDNLKNVINNHICNYINSSSKYFIHLCIYYIYNNEKSKFVKLLQKFNNYCFSYEDLFILFYLICRINYKDTQIIHNMLHVFEIYYYKLDNFFSYKISNIFFSPHNNLHTAINNLPLVYKVKLISMDVYYVDQKERIKCSSNNITEHSKETINTYIANSNNVVTNKSNNNTSNNNDSNNNNSNNSSKNIMNNNNNNNNNNNNNNNNSSSSSEYTNYKGILNHNNVTNKGVVHTENILKNSKLTNNNIENVNNDYLEKIDENNAELELQNLDDVDMESYEKKISKDSVKYITINTKIERQKIKSRERKYEGLKLKSALLTQIRNYIEEENINKDISTYKYISQNSVHNIITYQNNNNNNNNKNNNDSNFIFHNNYIDKKNFEIKELLTIFIHDKELAEKNHYIKDFIHIIINYFIMNKNMIHTNFILLILFMNKINYYNNKKLNKCIQDVLMSYIKSMNLNEQDIYDFINNKKKKSNNLECKENIIQKNNDEHKPLTNKILNEQYNILELLYNQQYTYNFTLYDENNYYDDNFQYIVYRLLKNYFYLVSYMMTLPFIQWNILKSYINSFHMFINIFKENTNISSSLHISDISFMCAIFIKTKIMEHQIIQTLFNILNGHLDHYLIIQEKKNIYNQTKEEQIQYVNNIPNVEPNINDLLTFLHFLYFFKQSQYNDLLIKILIISFNKFILLNDTQQLIFYNTIEGIRKNQNGQNNMNKLNSILNYFNYDQNINHFLKRNKNIQKQSLGMLFC, via the coding sequence atgaaagggaaaaattttcttcttaATTTCGTGGTGAATATAAAGAAGAGATTTTTCTTTACTAATCATGAAAGAGCTCAGGTGAATAAATGcatatatgaatatttttattttgaagaaaaaattttcaaCATTATTGATCATCCAgatataaaacatttaCTTCTTGTAgattataagaaaaaggAAGAGTATGAAAGTGTTAAGaaagataatattaatagtagtaataataatgtaagtaaggataatattatatgtactAATAATTTGAACGAAGATACAGACAagttattaaaaaataaaaaagatgaatTCAATTTTAATTTGGAAAAAGAAGACaatgaaataaaagatattatatgtgataaaaaatttgatgataatttaaaaaatgtgataaataatcatatttgtaattatataaatagtagtagtaaatattttatacacttatgtatatattatatatataataatgaaaaatcTAAGTTTGTAAAGCTTTTacaaaaatttaataattattgttTTAGTTATGAagatttatttattttattttatttaatatgtagaattaattataaagatACACAAATAATCCATAATATGCTTCACGTTTTtgaaatttattattataagcttgacaattttttttcatataaaatttccaatatctttttttctcctcataataatttacatacagcaataaataatttaccACTTGTATACAAAGTTAAGTTGATCAGTATGGATGTATATTATGTAGACCAAAAAGAAAGAATTAAATGTTcatcaaataatattacagAACATTCGAAGGAAACAATAAATACGTATATAGCTAATAGTAATAATGTGGTGActaataaaagtaataataatactagtaataataatgatagtaataataacaacagtaataatagtagtaaaaatataatgaacaataacaataataataataataataataataataataataataatagtagtagtagtagtgaatatacaaattataaAGGTATATTAAACCATAATAATGTTACTAATAAAGGTGTAGTACATACAgaaaacatattaaaaaacTCGAAATTAAccaataataatatagagAATGTAAACAATGATTACCTAGAAAAAattgatgaaaataatgcAGAGCTAGAATTACAAAACTTAGACGATGTAGATATGGAGAGttatgaaaagaaaatatcaaaagatagtgtaaaatatattactataaatacaaaaatagaaaggcaaaaaataaaatcaagagaaagaaaatatgaGGGATTGAAATTAAAAAGTGCTTTATTAACACAAATAAGGAATTATATAGAAgaggaaaatataaataaagatataagTACATATAAGTATATTTCTCAAAATAGtgtacataatataattacCTACCAaaataacaacaacaacaacaacaacaagaataataatgatagtaattttattttccataacaattatatagataaaaaaaattttgaaataaaagaattgttaactatatttattcatgATAAAGAGTTAGCTGAAAaaaatcattatataaaagactttattcatattattataaattattttataatgaataaaaatatgatacatacaaattttattttacttaTCCTCtttatgaataaaataaattattataataataaaaaattaaataaatgtatacaAGACGTTCTAATgagttatataaaaagtatgaatttaaatgaacaagatatatatgattttataaacaacaaaaagaaaaagtcAAACAATCTTGAAtgtaaagaaaatataatacaaaaaaataatgatgaacataaaccattaacaaataaaatattaaatgaacaatataatatattagaattattatataatcaacaatatacatataattttacattatatgatgaaaataattattatgatgataattttcaatatatagTTTATAGAttgttaaaaaattatttttatctcGTTAGTTATATGATGACTTTACCATTTATCCAATGGAACATATTGAAATCttatataaattcttttcatatgtttataaatatatttaaagaaaatacaaatatatcTTCCTCTCTTCATATTAGTgatatttcttttatgtGTGCAAtctttataaaaacaaaaattatgGAGCATCAAATAATTCAAACCTTattcaatatattaaatggTCACCTTgatcattatttaattatacaagaaaaaaaaaatatatataatcaaaCAAAAGAAGAACAAATACAATATGTAAACAATATACCAAATGTAGAACCAAATATAAACGACTTACTCACGTTTTTacattttctatatttttttaaacaatCACAATATAATGATCTACTCATTAaaattttgattatttCTTTCAACAAATTTATACTATTAAATGATACACAACAActcatattttataatactATAGAAGGGATCAGGAAAAATCAAAATGGACAAAACAATATGAACAAGTTAAATtctatattaaattatttcaATTATGACCAAAACAttaatcattttttaaaacgaaataaaaatattcaaaaacAGTCCTTGGGTATGttattttgttaa
- a CDS encoding cell division cycle protein 48-like protein encodes MEDNTDKKALVDENNGENKVPKKKNLSRLIVEEATNDDNSVVALNTKRMEELNFFRGDTIIIKGKKRHSTICIILNDNDLDEGKIRINKVARKNLRVCLGDVVYVKSCPEIPYGKKIQVLPIDDTIEGLAKDTLFEIFLKPYFNESYRPVKKGDLFLVRGGFMSVEFKVVEVDPDDFCIVSPDTVIYYEGDPIKRDDEEKLDEIGYDDIGGCKKQLAQIREMIELPLRHPGLFKTLGVKPPRGVLLYGPPGSGKTCIARAVANETGAFFFLINGPEVMSKMAGEAEANLRRAFEEAEKNSPAIIFIDEIDSIAPKREKTNGEVERRVVSQLLTLMDGIKSRGQVVVIAATNRQNSIDPALRRFGRFDREIDIGVPDDNGRFEILRIHTKNMKLSPDVKLEELASNTHGFVGADLAQLCTEAALTCIREKMDVIDLEDEIIDKEVLESMCVTQDHFNMALGTCNPSSLRETVVEVPNVKWDDIGGLDEVKSTLREMILYPIDHPDKFEKFGMSPSRGVLFYGPPGCGKTLLAKAVASECSANFVSIKGPELLTMWFGESEANVREVFDKARAAAPCVLFFDELDSIGTQRGSSLGDGSGAGDRVMNQLLTEIDGVGPKKNLFFIGATNRPELLDEALLRPGRLDQLIYIPLPDLGARISILTAILRKCPVAENVPIDFLAQKTAGFSGADLAELCQRAARAAIRDAIDAEEMNKKSKLELSNKKENEQNETNENDVHNKTEQQANDQQKNDDDNIKYEITRHHFKEGLAGARRSVSQADLIKYDNFRIKFDPLYKTKTGGTGDDFIIDWPDEDNNDDTPAYVVDEDLYS; translated from the exons ATGGAAGATAATACAGATAAAAAAGCTTTGgttgatgaaaataatggCGAAAATAAAGTTccaaagaaaaaaaacttAAGCAGGCTTATAGTTGAAGAAGCAacaaatgatgataattcTGTTGTTGCGTTAAATACGAAAAGAATGGAAGAgttaaatttttttagaGGTGATactataataattaaagGAAAGAAACGACACTCTAccatttgtattatattgaATGACAATGATTTAGATGAAGgaaaaataagaataaataagGTTGCAAGAAAAAACTTGAGAGTTTGTTTAGGag ATGTTGTTTATGTAAAGTCGTGCCCAGAAATTCCTTAcggaaaaaaaattcagGTGTTACCCATAGATGATACTATCGAAGGATTAGCAAAAGATACtttatttgaaatatttttaaaaccATACTTTAATGAATCTTATAGGCCAGTTAAAAAAGGagatttatttttagtAAGAGGTGGTTTCATGTCCGTTGAATTTAAAGTTGTTGAAGTAGACCCTGATGATTTTTGTATTGTTTCACCTGATACAgttatttattatgaaGGTGATCCAATAAAAAGagatgatgaagaaaaattaGATGAAATTGGTTATGATGATATTGGAGGCTGTAAGAAACAGCTAGCTCAAATAAGAGAAATGATTGAATTACCATTAAGACATCCTGGTTTATTCAAAACATTAGGAGTGAAACCACCCAGAGgtgtattattatatggaCCTCCAGGTAGTGGTAAAACGTGTATAGCTAGAGCTGTTGCTAATGAAACAGGTgcatttttctttttaataaatggACCAGAAGTTATGAGCAAAATGGCAGGAGAAGCTGAAGCAAATTTGAGAAGAGCATTTGAAGAAGCAGAAAAGAATTCACCTGCcatcatttttattgaTGAAATTGATTCTATTGCTCCAAAAAGAGAAAAGACTAATGGAGAAGTAGAAAGAAGAGTTGTTTCACAATTACTTACATTAATGGATGGTATAAAAAGTAGAGGTCAAGTTGTTGTTATTGCAGCAACTAATAGACAAAATTCAATTGATCCAGCTTTGAGAAGATTTGGAAGATTTGATAGAGAAATTGATATTGGTGTACCTGATGATAATGGTAGATTTGAAATTCTTAGAATtcatacaaaaaatatgaaattatCACCTGATGTGAAATTAGAAGAATTAGCTAGTAACACACATGGTTTTGTTGGTGCTGATTTAGCTCAATTATGTACAGAAGCTGCTTTGACTTGTATTAGAGAAAAAATGGATGTGATTGATTTAGAAGATGAAATTATAGACAAAGAAGTTTTAGAAAGTATGTGTGTAACACAGGATCATTTTAATATGGCATTAGGTACATGTAATCCATCTTCATTAAGAGAAACTGTTGTAGAGGTTCCAAATGTGAAATGGGATGATATTGGTGGTTTAGATGAAGTTAAAAGTACATTAAGAgaaatgatattatatcCTATTGATCATCCAGATAAATTTGAAAAGTTTGGAATGTCTCCATCAAGAGGAGTATTATTTTATGGACCTCCAGGTTGTGGTAAAACTTTACTAGCCAAAGCTGTGGCATCAGAATGTTCAGCTAATTTTGTATCTATTAAAGGTCCAGAATTATTAACAATGTGGTTTGGTGAATCTGAAGCAAATGTTAGAGAAGTTTTTGATAAAGCAAGAGCAGCAGCTCCAtgtgttttattttttgatgAATTAGATTCTATTGGAACACAAAGAGGATCCAGTTTAGGTGATGGAAGTGGTGCAGGAGATCGTGTTATGAATCAATTATTAACAGAAATTGATGGTGTGGGTCCtaaaaagaatttattCTTTATCGGTGCAACTAATAGACCTGAATTATTGGATGAAGCTTTATTAAGACCTGGAAGATTAGATCAATTGATATATATCCCATTACCAGATTTAGGTGCAAGAATTTCTATTTTAACAGCTATTCTAAGAAAATGTCCAGTTGCTGAAAATGTACCAATTGACTTCTTGGCTCAAAAAACAGCTGGTTTTAGTGGTGCTGATTTAGCAGAATTATGTCAGAGAGCAGCACGAGCAGCTATAAGAGATGCCATAGATGCAGAAGAAATGAATAAGAAATCTAAATTAGAATTAAGtaacaaaaaagaaaatgaacaaaatgaaaccaatgaaaatgatgtacataataaaaCAGAACAACAAGCCAATGACCAACAAAAgaatgatgatgataatataaaatatgaaattaCAAGACATCATTTTAAGGAAGGATTGGCTGGAGCAAGAAGAAGTGTATCCCAGGCTgatttaattaaatatgataattttaGAATAAAATTTGATCCTTTATATAAAACGAAAACAGGTGGAACAGGTGATGATTTTATTATTGATTGGCCTGATGAGGACAATAATGACGATACACCTGCATATGTTGTAGATGAAGATTTGTATTCATAA
- a CDS encoding acyl-CoA synthetase produces the protein MNQTNSLKSFLNIENVNDRFVTDLNTYKKQFSYNELYEEIENFVNFFQSINIKRGDEISIILFNSIEYVISFLSINFNHNICLPQNTNLKKEEYKRYLVNNCKYIIIHDYDENNEEYSSIKNKHSYYKNVCIYIKELAEEYGIGLIKIKKNKEKPYFTYSYINNGRKEELPNLNNDLKNEENNINKEERNMLNSDICLHLHTSGTTSKVKIVQLSNTNIKTTITNITNSYNINRDDNTIIVMPLFHVHGLIGVLLPIIYCKGNILFQLGHSFSASEFWNNVENYNITYFSAIPTILKILIIRYEEDYLRKNKIKKNNDDENNKCHKIPMNEKVKHKLRFIRTSSSSLDENLEKEIEEKFEVSVFQAYGMTEACHQVSSNKIIIPSLSSPNNLQICKKFKSVGIPNVGVIIYNEEKKKICDYNELGEICINGKNVMCGYKELKDNDNIYIYANTVKERNKYMMKNPFLEIAEKVPFFKTGDIGYIDQDNFLFISGRIKDIINRGGEKIIPNEIDDVLRNHDLVQDCLTFSCKDDVYGEIINSAVILEEIKILSSYNDDYNKNNTNNIYINKSSHEQKNMSLSPFDENLSIYLNLKYYMLKKELINYMKKYIADFKVPRNIYFVNNFLKTDTGKISRKKVSESIEELKKKQIKVFDNIIPLIFKKYDIKYIYGLYGIPINKIIYSFIKNNIYYISFRNEINASISCNYINYFDINNIEEKNKIGILFTCSGPAFINTLSGLYNAKVNNLPMVLICFENVRNEKLTLFEKYCNFQYFPQLDFLNKTKEICNQTYHVNNTLESFSTQFFNCIYTSLQHKSPTYLNIDYKLIEQTITLDKAIETLQLCDIYAQKCLNPNQFNKYTLLNNEQENLFTQLLNKFVQIYKNNQKCVIFMGINCNYGYKYIIKLAELLKIPIYTNTMAKSFVKENYLYNMNSCKSYLFNNLDSCICIGSVFNFYFNFGNFPNCQKQNMLCIDLINNAYDHDHQHLNNNNNDNNDNNNNCKGYKLDVSHYFFSDLFHILKKLYYSVKNVIHVDDIENKKEWVNILNEMKKTNFNKMCIQINKYFEEEQFTMEQAMLIIRHILIDYYFLKNDIDEENKKHFLNYLKHVDKIKIRDFTNMQNVQYNDLMDKELDIPDVDEDILSDHNNDHNSDHNNNNDTHIHQYQDYSYNVYEKKDIIPKRKKKELYFLKKQIKNRIIITNEGSITLNLGILYLPKFGPYSYVIPQINGMMGVSMNASISAALDNPNNIIFSILGDSSFGFTSNEIETICRLKLKIVFIIFNNNGIYGNRDIQREQNETNTYIKEKKQINNPSFYLNNPSSLYFFSKYENYVIAHGGYGCYIDNRKDFIKQMKYVTSQDFDHYPVLLNVIIEDSGFVNFDVDKFVK, from the coding sequence atgaaCCAAACAAATTCCTTAAAATCCTTTTTGAATATTGAAAATGTAAATGACAGATTTGTAACGGATTTAAATACTTACAAGAAGCAATTTTCTTATaatgaattatatgaagaaaTCGAAAACtttgtaaatttttttcaaagcataaatataaaaagagGAGATGAAATAtcaattattttatttaatagCATTGAATATGTCATATCTTTTTTGagtattaattttaatcataatatatgtttacCACAAAACACGAATTTGAAAAAAGAggaatataaaagatatttaGTAAATAACTGTaagtatattataattcatgattatgatgaaaataatgaagaatattcaagtattaaaaataaacatagttattataaaaatgtgtgtatttatataaaagagCTAGCTGAAGAATATGGTATTGgtttaattaaaataaagaaaaacaaagaGAAACCTTATTTTActtattcatatataaataatggaagaaaagaagaattaccaaatttaaataatgatttgaaaaatgaagaaaataatattaataaagaagaaagaAATATGTTGAATAGTGATATATGTCTTCATTTACATACGTCTGGAACTACAAGTAAAGTTAAAATAGTTCAATTATctaatacaaatataaaaactaCAATAACCAATATAACGaattcttataatataaatagaGATGATAATACTATTATTGTCATGCCTTTATTTCATGTACATGGATTAATTGGTGTGTTACTTCCTATAATTTATTGTAAAggtaatattttatttcagTTAGGTCATTCTTTTAGTGCATCAGAATTTTGGAATAATGttgaaaattataatataactTACTTTTCAGCTATCCCTACCATacttaaaatattaataataagataTGAAGAAGattatttaagaaaaaacaaaataaaaaaaaataatgatgatgaaaataataaatgtcATAAAATTCCAATGAATGAAAAAGTAAAACATAAATTAAGATTTATTAGAACTTCTAGTTCTAGTTTAGATGAAAATttagaaaaagaaatcGAAGAAAAGTTTGAAGTATCCGTTTTTCAAGCATATGGTATGACAGAAGCCTGTCATCAAGTTAGttcaaataaaattattataccCTCCTTATCATCACCAAATAATTTACAAATATGTAAGAAATTTAAAAGTGTAGGTATACCTAATGTAGgtgttattatatataatgaagaaaaaaaaaaaatatgtgaTTATAATGAATTAGGTGAAATATGCATTAATGGAAAAAACGTTATGTGTGGATATAAAGAACTAAAggataatgataatatatatatatatgcaaaTACTGtaaaagaaagaaataaatatatgatgaaaaatCCATTCTTAGAAATAGCTGAAAAAGTACCTTTCTTTAAAACAGGAGATATTGGTTATATTGATCAAGATAACttcctttttatatcaGGTCGTATTAAAGATATAATTAATCGAGGAGgagaaaaaattataccAAATGAAATAGATGATGTTTTAAGAAATCACGATTTAGTTCAAGACTGTTTAACATTTTCTTGTAAAGATGACGTATATGgtgaaattataaatagTGCAGTAATATTAgaagaaattaaaatattatcatcatataatgatgattataataagaataatacgaataatatttatattaataaatcatCCCATGAACAGAAAAATATGTCATTAAGTCCATTTGATGAAAACTtatctatttatttaaatttaaaatattatatgctcaagaaagaattaataaattatatgaaaaaatatatagcCGATTTCAAAGTACCAAGGAATATCTATTTTGTTAATAATTTTCTAAAAACAGATACAGGTAAAATTTCTAGAAAAAAAGTATCAGAAAGTAttgaagaattaaaaaaaaaacaaataaaagtctttgataatattatacctttaatttttaaaaaatatgatataaaatatatatatggattATATGGTATAccaataaataaaataatatatagttttattaaaaataatatatattatataagtttcagaaatgaaataaatgCTTCTATCAGttgtaattatattaattattttgatataaataatatagaagaaaaaaataaaataggAATTTTATTTACCTGCTCTGGTCCTGcatttattaatacattAAGTGGTTTATATAATGCTAAAGTTAATAATTTACCTATGgttttaatatgttttgAAAATGTGAGAAATGAAAAGTTAAcattatttgaaaaatattgtaaTTTTCAATATTTCCCACAATTAgactttttaaataaaacaaaagaaatatgTAATCAAACATATCATGTAAATAATACTTTAGAATCCTTTTCAACtcaattttttaattgtatatatacatCACTTCAACATAAATCACCtacatatttaaatattgaTTATAAATTAATCGAGCAAACCATAACATTAGATAAAGCTATAGAGACATTACAATTATGTGATATATATGCACAAAAATGTTTAAATCCAAATCagtttaataaatatacattattaaataatgaacaAGAAAATCTTTTTACACAACTTTTGAATAAATTtgtacaaatatataaaaacaacCAAAAGtgtgttatttttatggGTATTAATTGTAATTAtggatataaatatattatcaaatTAGCAGAACTTTTGAAAATACCTATTTATACAAATACTATGGCAAAATCGTTTgttaaagaaaattatttatataatatgaattcATGTAAatcttatttatttaataatttagaCTCATGTATTTGTATTGGATCagtttttaatttttattttaattttggAAACTTTCCAAATTGTCAAAAGCAAAATATGTTATGTATCGATTTGATAAACAATGCATATGACCACGATCATCAACACCtcaacaacaataataatgataataatgataataataataattgtaaGGGTTATAAGTTGGATGTAtctcattattttttttcagacttatttcatatattgaaaaaattatattactcagttaaaaatgttattcATGTAGATGATATCGAAAATAAGAAAGAGTGGGTAAATATCCTGaatgaaatgaaaaaaacgaattttaataaaatgtgtattcaaattaataaatattttgaagAGGAACAATTTACTATGGAACAAGCCATGCTAATTATAAGACATATATTGattgattattattttttaaaaaatgacatagatgaagaaaataaaaaacatttcctcaattatttaaaacatgtggataaaataaaaataagagaTTTTACAAATATGCAAAATGTACAGTATAATGACCTTATGGATAAAGAATTAGATATACCAGATGTAGatgaagatatattaagtgatcataataatgatcataatagtgaccataataataataacgaCACACATATACATCAATATCAAGACTATTCTTATAATGTGTATGAAAAGAAAGATATCATTccaaaaagaaaaaaaaaagaactttattttttaaaaaaacaaataaaaaatagaattattataaccAATGAAGGGTCCATAACTCTTAATTTAGgaattttatatttaccTAAATTTGGACCATATAGTTATGTTATACCTCAAATTAATGGTATGATGGGAGTGTCAATGAATGCAAGTATAAGTGCCGCATTAGATAAtccaaataatataatattttccatattaGGAGATTCATCTTTTGGTTTTACATCCAACGAAATTGAAACAATTTGCCgattaaaattaaaaattgtttttatcatttttaataataatggtaTATATGGAAATAGAGATATTCAAAGAGAACAAAATGAAACGAATACCTATATTAAGGAAAagaaacaaataaataaccCATCCTTTTATTTGAACAATCCATCTTCTTTATACTTTTTTAgtaaatatgaaaattatgTAATTGCTCATGGAGGTTATGGATGTTATATTGATAACAGAAAAGATTTTATTAAACAAATGAAATATGTAACAAGTCAAGACTTTGATCATTATCCTGTCTTATTAAATGTAATTATTGAAGATAGTGGATTCGTAAATTTTGATGTAGACAAATTTGTGAAGTAA